From a single Hymenobacter sp. YIM 151500-1 genomic region:
- a CDS encoding STAS domain-containing protein, translating to METRMLKIYAGGHRGTAALRLQGQCCNGTDAAYLQEAMQQVLTETPGTQVWIDCEQLESLTWQGQRALLNADQLARTKGVVVYWCGIPAVVRDKLAESGLLSLLQIAATTAYRGVLTLLEPTNRPSLGSFGM from the coding sequence ATGGAGACGAGGATGTTGAAAATCTATGCGGGCGGACACCGCGGCACCGCGGCCCTGAGGCTGCAGGGCCAGTGCTGCAACGGCACAGATGCAGCGTACTTGCAGGAAGCTATGCAGCAGGTGCTTACGGAAACCCCTGGCACCCAGGTCTGGATTGACTGTGAGCAGCTGGAAAGCCTGACCTGGCAGGGCCAGCGGGCCTTGCTGAACGCCGACCAGCTGGCCCGGACCAAGGGCGTGGTGGTGTACTGGTGCGGCATCCCGGCCGTGGTGCGGGACAAGCTGGCGGAAAGCGGCCTGCTCAGCCTCTTGCAAATTGCGGCTACTACCGCCTACCGGGGCGTACTTACCCTGCTGGAACCCACCAACCGGCCTTCGCTGGGCTCATTCGGCATGTAA
- a CDS encoding EamA family transporter, whose amino-acid sequence MWWIFSLLAAVAAAVVVTLSKVGVRNVEPSVAFAVQSVLIVAVAWGVVAWQGHLPQVAQMERRTWLFLVAAGVITCLSSLLSFQALKLGPASRTSSFDKISLVFSIVLAVLFLKEKITWQVVLGAALMAAGALLIAFTRPAE is encoded by the coding sequence ATGTGGTGGATTTTCTCGTTGCTGGCAGCCGTGGCGGCGGCCGTGGTGGTCACGTTGTCGAAAGTGGGCGTGAGAAACGTGGAGCCGAGCGTGGCGTTTGCCGTGCAGTCGGTGCTGATTGTGGCGGTGGCCTGGGGCGTGGTGGCCTGGCAGGGGCACCTACCGCAGGTGGCCCAGATGGAGCGGCGCACCTGGCTGTTTCTGGTAGCGGCCGGCGTTATTACCTGTCTGTCGTCGCTGCTTTCCTTTCAGGCTCTGAAGCTGGGGCCAGCCTCGCGCACCTCATCGTTCGACAAAATCTCCCTGGTGTTTTCCATTGTGCTGGCGGTGCTGTTTCTCAAGGAGAAGATTACCTGGCAGGTAGTGCTGGGCGCTGCCCTGATGGCTGCCGGCGCCCTGCTCATTGCCTTCACCCGCCCGGCAGAGTAA
- a CDS encoding glycosyl hydrolase family 28-related protein has product MKHRFFLLLLWPWLWLLPGRGQAQTTVYPAGAGVVNVKAAPYNAKGDGTTDDTQALQKAITDNLGRTIYLPAGTYLVSNRLEARSADGKWNCGLRLIGQSQASTIIKLKDNAAGYNAPATPRAVVYTASSLFVEQPYGGGKDYPGLGEGNEAFSNYVQHLTVDVGQGNAGAIGLDYLCNNVGAVRDVTIRGSGFTGLSLLRKWPGPCLVKNLTVQGFEYGIQADHFQYSITLEHITLSGQSKAGIRNVDNALFIRDLRSTNSVPAVLNNAGGNGFVVLVDAALQGGAGGVSAIENTGKLLLRNVRAAGYRSALASGGAVVPGVTLAEYTSEPARTPGAGGSGATLNLPVQDTPEYDEPTLTNWANVVDYGANLSSSDWNDDFQAVQAALNSGKPVVYLPAGRCFISGTLLVPPTVRKVIGFGTTLAPTWAAFPDAANPKALFRVQGAAATPVIFEGFGIDKLHQGSPQPGLVGWENATTRAVVLKDVSVGESKYAYRSLPGAGPLFIENAVAGQWYFGPGQQVWARQYNAEGGAQKITNDGGRLWILGLKTEGGDTVIETKGGGKTELLGGLLYPATNVSSADVAFTSTDSEVSLSFVTVAYSAGADYATHIRETRGGSTYTLGRGQLTGRGIGVVVPLYSSARSTPLAATTATPAAAALALYPNPARETVHLRDAPALTDVTLLDGLGRVVRRYPTGTPYLSVRGLPTGLYVLRATAQGRPLSRRLVVE; this is encoded by the coding sequence ATGAAGCACCGTTTCTTTCTCCTCCTGCTGTGGCCCTGGCTATGGCTGTTGCCTGGCCGGGGGCAGGCTCAAACCACCGTGTACCCGGCCGGCGCAGGCGTGGTAAACGTGAAAGCAGCCCCCTACAATGCTAAGGGCGACGGCACCACCGACGACACCCAGGCCCTGCAAAAAGCCATTACTGATAACCTGGGCCGCACGATTTACCTGCCCGCGGGCACCTACCTGGTCAGCAACCGCCTCGAAGCCAGAAGCGCCGACGGCAAGTGGAACTGCGGGCTGCGCCTGATTGGTCAGAGCCAGGCCAGCACCATCATCAAGCTGAAAGACAATGCCGCGGGCTACAACGCCCCAGCTACGCCGCGGGCCGTGGTGTACACCGCCTCGTCGCTGTTTGTGGAGCAGCCCTACGGTGGTGGCAAGGACTATCCCGGCCTGGGCGAAGGCAACGAAGCCTTCAGCAACTACGTGCAGCACCTGACCGTGGATGTAGGCCAGGGCAACGCTGGCGCCATCGGCCTCGACTACCTCTGCAATAACGTGGGCGCTGTGCGCGACGTCACCATCCGGGGCAGCGGCTTCACGGGCCTGAGCTTGCTGCGCAAATGGCCGGGCCCCTGCCTGGTGAAAAATCTAACGGTGCAAGGCTTCGAGTACGGCATTCAGGCCGACCACTTTCAGTACAGCATCACCCTGGAGCACATTACGCTCAGCGGCCAGAGCAAGGCGGGCATCCGCAACGTCGACAACGCCTTGTTCATCCGGGATTTGCGCAGCACCAACTCGGTGCCGGCCGTGCTCAACAACGCCGGGGGCAATGGCTTCGTGGTGCTGGTTGATGCGGCCCTGCAAGGCGGGGCGGGCGGCGTCAGCGCCATTGAGAATACCGGCAAGCTGCTGCTGCGCAACGTGCGGGCCGCCGGCTACCGCTCGGCGCTGGCTTCGGGCGGCGCCGTAGTGCCGGGCGTCACCCTGGCCGAGTACACCTCGGAGCCGGCCCGCACGCCGGGGGCCGGCGGCTCGGGGGCCACGCTGAACCTGCCGGTGCAGGACACGCCCGAGTATGACGAACCCACCCTGACCAACTGGGCCAATGTAGTGGACTACGGCGCCAACCTTAGCTCCAGCGACTGGAACGACGACTTCCAGGCCGTGCAGGCGGCGCTGAATTCGGGCAAGCCAGTGGTGTACCTGCCGGCCGGGCGCTGCTTTATTTCGGGTACGCTGCTGGTGCCGCCCACGGTGCGCAAGGTTATCGGCTTCGGCACCACGCTGGCTCCCACCTGGGCCGCCTTTCCTGATGCGGCCAACCCCAAGGCCCTGTTCCGGGTGCAGGGCGCGGCGGCCACTCCGGTTATCTTCGAGGGCTTTGGCATCGACAAGCTGCACCAAGGCTCGCCCCAGCCTGGCCTCGTGGGCTGGGAAAACGCCACCACGCGGGCCGTGGTGCTCAAAGACGTGAGCGTGGGCGAAAGTAAATATGCCTACCGCAGCCTGCCCGGCGCCGGGCCCCTGTTTATCGAAAACGCCGTAGCCGGGCAGTGGTACTTCGGGCCGGGCCAGCAGGTGTGGGCCCGCCAGTACAACGCCGAGGGCGGGGCCCAGAAAATCACCAACGACGGCGGCCGGCTCTGGATTCTGGGCTTGAAGACCGAAGGCGGCGATACGGTGATTGAAACCAAAGGCGGGGGCAAAACCGAGCTGCTCGGCGGCCTGCTGTACCCGGCAACCAACGTAAGCAGTGCCGACGTAGCCTTCACCTCGACCGATTCGGAAGTGTCGCTGTCGTTTGTGACGGTGGCCTATTCCGCTGGGGCCGACTACGCAACCCACATTCGCGAAACCCGCGGGGGCAGCACGTACACGCTGGGCCGCGGCCAGCTAACGGGCCGGGGCATTGGCGTGGTTGTGCCGCTGTACAGCAGCGCCCGGTCTACGCCGCTGGCGGCCACCACCGCCACCCCCGCCGCTGCTGCTCTGGCCTTGTACCCTAACCCGGCCCGCGAAACTGTGCACCTGCGCGACGCCCCGGCTCTGACCGACGTGACCCTGCTCGATGGCCTGGGCCGGGTGGTGCGCCGCTACCCCACCGGCACCCCCTACCTGAGTGTGCGCGGGCTGCCCACCGGCTTGTATGTGCTGCGCGCCACAGCCCAAGGCCGGCCCCTAAGCCGCCGCCTCGTGGTGGAGTAA
- a CDS encoding HAMP domain-containing sensor histidine kinase — MSLKTKITLAFLTMLLLLVGVSAYTLYSLNRLDRSSRNVLQDNFYSVNLGQQMLRALDRMAAAPPAGLPQFRAALTREAGNITEPGEREVVDSLTATLAAYERNPGPALAGRLRGQTYRMIEVNTQALTRKNEAANRAATQQSRYVLAMLTFALLVSLMFVLSVPEAAVSGLRKLSASIDNAARQDFSASVPTESHDEFGAVARSFNRLLVQLQDYRASTLAQLLAERNRAASIVNNLDEGLVLIDEHRRVLLANPVAAQLLALPVERLVGRPADELAQENDLLRELLRHLDVPAARRAQEAAPLLTLAQNGEEVYYRLAINDVVSFNQALDKMEFVGSILTLRNVSDFKRLDQAKSNFLATVSHELKTPLSSININLRLLQDERLPAEERQRVAASIRQEVQRLQRMVGELLDVARLDAGAGIQLDLRPTDLAEVVRFATATVRAQLDDKRIRLALELPATLPAVRADVEKTTWVLINLLANAIRYSPPEEFLTVRADATGGVVQVSVQDRGPGIAAEHHDRIFQRFAQVPGPAGYRGGSGLGLSIAREFITTQGGRLWVESELGAGSTFHFTLPAAS; from the coding sequence ATGTCCCTCAAAACCAAAATCACGCTGGCATTTCTAACCATGCTGCTGTTGCTGGTGGGCGTGAGTGCGTACACGCTGTACTCGCTCAACCGCCTCGACCGTAGCTCGCGCAACGTGCTCCAGGACAACTTTTACTCCGTGAACCTGGGCCAGCAGATGCTGCGCGCCTTGGACCGGATGGCCGCCGCGCCGCCGGCCGGGCTGCCGCAGTTTCGCGCGGCCCTCACCCGCGAGGCCGGCAACATCACCGAGCCCGGCGAGCGGGAAGTGGTGGACAGCCTCACGGCCACCCTGGCGGCCTATGAGCGGAATCCCGGCCCCGCGCTGGCGGGCCGGCTGCGCGGCCAAACCTACCGCATGATTGAGGTAAATACCCAGGCCCTTACCCGCAAAAACGAAGCGGCCAACCGTGCCGCCACCCAGCAGAGCCGCTACGTGCTGGCCATGCTCACGTTTGCTTTGCTCGTGTCCCTGATGTTTGTGCTGAGCGTGCCCGAAGCCGCCGTCAGCGGCCTGCGCAAGCTCTCGGCCAGCATCGACAACGCCGCCCGTCAGGACTTCTCGGCCTCGGTGCCGACGGAAAGCCACGACGAGTTTGGGGCCGTGGCCCGGTCTTTCAACCGCCTGCTGGTGCAGCTCCAGGACTACCGCGCCTCCACGCTGGCCCAGCTCCTGGCCGAGCGCAACCGCGCGGCCAGCATCGTCAACAACCTTGATGAGGGCCTGGTGCTGATTGACGAGCACCGCCGCGTGCTGCTGGCCAACCCCGTGGCGGCTCAGCTGCTGGCCCTGCCCGTGGAGCGCCTGGTGGGCCGCCCCGCCGACGAGCTAGCCCAGGAAAACGACTTGCTGCGGGAGCTGCTGCGCCACCTCGACGTGCCGGCCGCCCGCCGCGCCCAGGAGGCCGCGCCCCTGCTCACGCTGGCCCAGAACGGCGAGGAAGTGTACTACCGCCTGGCCATCAACGACGTGGTGAGCTTCAACCAGGCCCTGGACAAGATGGAGTTCGTGGGCTCCATCCTGACGCTGCGCAACGTGTCCGACTTCAAGCGCCTCGACCAGGCCAAGTCGAACTTCCTGGCTACCGTGTCGCACGAGCTGAAAACGCCCCTGTCCAGCATCAACATCAACCTGCGCCTGCTCCAGGATGAACGCCTGCCCGCCGAGGAGCGCCAGCGCGTGGCGGCCAGCATCCGGCAGGAGGTGCAGCGCCTCCAGCGCATGGTGGGCGAACTGCTCGACGTGGCCCGCCTCGACGCCGGGGCCGGCATCCAGCTCGACCTGCGCCCCACCGACCTGGCCGAAGTGGTGCGCTTTGCCACGGCCACCGTGCGCGCCCAGCTCGACGACAAGCGCATCCGGCTGGCCCTGGAGCTGCCGGCCACCCTGCCCGCCGTGCGCGCCGACGTCGAGAAAACCACCTGGGTGCTCATCAACCTGCTGGCCAACGCTATCCGCTACTCGCCCCCGGAGGAATTCTTGACCGTGCGGGCCGACGCCACTGGCGGCGTGGTGCAGGTGAGCGTGCAGGACCGCGGCCCCGGCATTGCCGCCGAGCACCACGACCGGATTTTCCAGCGCTTCGCCCAGGTGCCCGGCCCGGCCGGCTACCGGGGCGGCTCGGGCCTGGGCCTGAGCATTGCCCGCGAGTTCATCACCACCCAGGGCGGCCGCCTGTGGGTGGAAAGTGAGCTGGGCGCGGGCAGCACCTTCCACTTCACGCTGCCGGCGGCCAGCTAG
- a CDS encoding SulP family inorganic anion transporter — MLKVAPASEASPPTGLSAPGPFWKTLGKDAPAGLVVFLVALPLCLGISLASGAPLLSGIIAGIVGGVLVSWVSGSALSVSGPAAGLTAIMVSALQTLGSFEAVLAATVIAGAVQIGLGLAKAGIIGLYFPSSVIRGMLAAIGLILILKQIPHLLGADTDYFEDISFLEFNGQNTFTAIASAAQAISWGSALVGLLSLSLLLVWERTAGKSRGFLRLVPGALVVVVLGIGLNHLLGSVVPTIRIRPEHLVQLPDINSWQDFLTIFTLPDWSAFARPATYTVALTIAIVASLETLLSVEAVDKLDPQKRVTPTNRELLAQGVGNLCSGLLGGLPMTAVIVRSSANINAGAQSRLSAFIHGLLLLASLLFLAPLLNEIPLSALAAVLLVVGYKLTKPALYRNQWRLGWQQFLPFIVTIIAILFTDLLKGVTIGLVIGIFYILKANYESAFYLHEAATDQPDTIRLQLSEQVSFLNKASIIKVLNELPANSRVVIDGTGSAFIDYDVLEAIENFRLSAPGRGITLELRGIPQVEVLGH; from the coding sequence ATGTTGAAAGTTGCTCCGGCCTCCGAGGCCTCGCCCCCGACCGGGCTATCAGCGCCCGGTCCATTCTGGAAAACGCTGGGCAAAGACGCGCCGGCCGGCCTGGTGGTGTTTCTGGTGGCGCTGCCGCTGTGCCTGGGCATTTCCCTGGCGTCGGGGGCGCCGCTGCTGTCGGGCATCATTGCCGGCATTGTAGGCGGGGTGCTGGTGTCGTGGGTAAGCGGCTCGGCGCTGAGCGTGAGCGGGCCGGCGGCCGGCCTCACGGCCATCATGGTCAGTGCCCTCCAAACCCTGGGCTCCTTTGAGGCCGTGCTGGCCGCCACCGTCATTGCCGGGGCGGTGCAAATCGGGCTGGGCCTGGCCAAAGCCGGCATCATCGGGCTGTACTTCCCGTCGTCGGTTATCCGGGGGATGCTAGCTGCCATCGGCCTCATTCTTATCCTGAAGCAGATTCCGCACCTACTGGGGGCTGATACCGACTACTTCGAGGATATTTCCTTTCTGGAGTTCAACGGCCAGAACACGTTTACGGCCATTGCTTCCGCCGCCCAAGCCATCAGCTGGGGCTCGGCGCTGGTGGGGCTGCTGTCGCTGAGCCTGCTGCTGGTGTGGGAAAGAACGGCTGGGAAAAGCCGCGGCTTTCTGCGGCTGGTACCGGGGGCGCTGGTGGTCGTGGTGCTGGGCATTGGGCTCAACCACCTGCTGGGCTCGGTGGTGCCCACCATCCGCATCCGGCCCGAGCACCTGGTGCAGCTGCCGGATATTAATTCCTGGCAGGATTTTCTGACCATCTTCACCCTGCCCGACTGGTCGGCTTTTGCCCGGCCGGCCACCTACACCGTGGCCCTCACCATTGCCATTGTGGCCTCCCTGGAAACCCTGCTCAGCGTGGAAGCTGTGGACAAGCTCGACCCGCAGAAGCGCGTGACGCCCACCAACCGGGAGCTGCTGGCCCAGGGAGTGGGCAACCTGTGCAGCGGCCTGCTGGGCGGCCTGCCCATGACGGCCGTTATTGTGCGCTCTTCGGCCAATATCAACGCCGGGGCCCAAAGCCGCCTTTCCGCCTTCATCCACGGTTTGCTCCTGCTGGCCAGTCTGCTGTTTCTGGCTCCCTTGCTCAACGAAATTCCGCTGTCGGCGCTGGCGGCCGTGCTGCTGGTGGTGGGCTACAAGCTCACCAAGCCGGCTTTGTACCGCAACCAGTGGCGCCTGGGGTGGCAACAGTTTCTGCCCTTCATCGTCACCATCATTGCCATCCTCTTCACCGACCTGCTCAAGGGCGTCACCATTGGCTTGGTAATCGGCATCTTCTACATCCTGAAGGCCAACTACGAGTCGGCGTTTTACCTGCACGAGGCGGCCACCGACCAGCCCGACACCATCCGGCTTCAGCTTTCCGAGCAGGTATCGTTTCTGAATAAGGCCAGCATCATTAAGGTGCTGAACGAGCTGCCGGCCAACTCCCGCGTAGTCATCGACGGCACCGGCTCAGCCTTTATCGATTACGACGTGCTGGAGGCTATTGAGAACTTCCGCTTGTCGGCGCCCGGCCGGGGCATCACCCTGGAGCTGCGCGGCATTCCGCAGGTGGAAGTGCTGGGCCACTAA
- a CDS encoding carbonic anhydrase, which yields MQHILEGNRRWVESKRAEDPQYFEKLAQGQKPRYLYIGCSDSRVPGSAITGTVPGEMFTHRNIANLVVPTDMNLLSVVQYAVEVLKVQVILIVGHYGCGGVAAAASNKQHGLIDNWLTNIRDVVRLHDAELQAIDDEEQRLRRLVELNVMEQVRNLTKTNIIQNARKGPNPPQIHGLVYDLKEGLLKALVTDAEEVLADIERIYATEAEQPTTQG from the coding sequence ATGCAACACATTCTGGAAGGAAACCGCCGTTGGGTAGAGTCCAAGCGGGCCGAGGACCCACAGTATTTCGAGAAGCTGGCCCAGGGTCAGAAGCCGCGCTACCTGTACATCGGCTGCTCCGATTCGCGGGTGCCGGGCAGCGCCATTACCGGCACCGTGCCGGGCGAAATGTTCACCCACCGCAACATTGCCAACCTGGTAGTGCCCACCGACATGAACCTGCTGTCGGTGGTGCAGTACGCCGTGGAGGTGCTGAAAGTGCAGGTTATTCTGATAGTGGGCCACTACGGCTGCGGGGGCGTAGCGGCGGCGGCCAGCAACAAGCAGCACGGCCTCATCGACAACTGGCTGACCAACATCCGCGACGTGGTGCGCCTGCACGATGCCGAGTTGCAAGCCATCGACGATGAAGAGCAGCGCCTGCGCCGCCTGGTGGAGCTGAACGTCATGGAGCAGGTGCGCAACCTGACCAAAACCAACATCATCCAGAACGCCCGCAAAGGCCCCAACCCGCCCCAGATTCATGGCCTCGTCTACGACCTCAAGGAGGGTCTTCTAAAGGCGCTGGTAACCGATGCCGAAGAGGTGCTGGCCGATATAGAGCGCATCTACGCCACCGAAGCCGAGCAGCCCACCACGCAAGGGTAG
- a CDS encoding formylglycine-generating enzyme family protein, protein MKLPNYLPYRAAAVGAALLVSGPDFSRAQTTPPLPEPPGTVRLADNLFVDEAEVANLHWLEYLHFIRRDSSAQFFRSQLPDTTKWVSTSVDTGQAVQPFFWIPTNRTNPITNITHEQARAYCRWRSAVVSRGYFQSAAFRKQHPELRDYTVTVEYRLPTEAEWEQAAAGGLPPGPRPFELVQTRPTRKSKPLPLTAADDLVACLDAQHLPHPAAETAYELPFNLKENYYLAGSNQVFFCAPARETFPLHAATSGPPNGLGVLHVIGNVAEMTATPGLAKGGSFKTSVQGLTLRSRQPYQGPQNWLGFRCVATVRLVRK, encoded by the coding sequence ATGAAACTACCCAACTACCTGCCTTACCGGGCTGCCGCCGTCGGCGCGGCGCTGCTGGTCAGCGGGCCGGACTTCAGCCGCGCCCAAACCACCCCACCGCTGCCCGAGCCGCCCGGCACGGTACGCCTGGCCGATAACCTGTTCGTGGACGAAGCCGAGGTAGCCAACCTACACTGGCTGGAGTACCTGCACTTCATCCGCCGTGACTCCTCGGCGCAGTTTTTCCGCAGTCAACTGCCTGATACTACAAAGTGGGTTTCAACAAGCGTAGACACGGGGCAAGCAGTACAGCCTTTTTTCTGGATTCCAACTAACCGTACCAACCCCATAACCAACATTACCCACGAGCAGGCCCGCGCCTACTGCCGCTGGCGCAGCGCCGTAGTCAGCCGCGGCTACTTCCAGAGCGCCGCCTTCCGCAAGCAGCACCCCGAGCTGCGCGACTACACCGTGACCGTGGAGTACCGCCTGCCCACCGAAGCCGAGTGGGAGCAAGCCGCCGCCGGGGGCCTGCCGCCCGGCCCGCGCCCGTTTGAGCTAGTCCAGACCCGGCCCACGCGCAAGTCCAAACCTCTGCCCCTAACCGCCGCCGACGACCTCGTGGCCTGCCTCGACGCTCAGCACCTGCCGCACCCGGCCGCGGAAACCGCTTACGAGCTGCCCTTCAATCTGAAAGAGAACTACTACCTGGCCGGCTCCAACCAGGTGTTTTTCTGCGCCCCGGCCAGGGAAACCTTTCCGCTGCACGCCGCCACCAGCGGCCCGCCCAACGGCCTGGGCGTGCTGCACGTCATCGGCAACGTGGCCGAAATGACGGCCACGCCCGGCCTGGCCAAGGGTGGCTCATTCAAAACTTCAGTGCAGGGCCTCACCCTCCGCAGCCGTCAGCCCTACCAGGGCCCGCAAAACTGGCTGGGCTTCCGCTGCGTGGCCACCGTGCGCCTGGTGCGGAAGTAG
- a CDS encoding response regulator, with protein sequence MIRVVLVDDHAIIRDGVRSLLQDEADLTVVGEAGNGLELLELLAHTSADVVLMDMNMPEMNGFETTRRLQQSYPNVRVVVLSMLDHEQYVRQMREAGAAGYVLKSAGRDEIVYAIRTVAAGRQHLCPEIGLTLLDKLRALHNTSDHNPEGKPPGLLSRRETEVLKLIAEGLTTNEIADRLFTSKRTIETHRQNIIEKTQVKNTAALVKYAVTQGLIS encoded by the coding sequence ATGATTCGAGTAGTTCTGGTGGATGACCACGCTATCATTCGAGACGGAGTCCGGTCCTTGCTGCAAGATGAAGCCGACCTGACGGTGGTGGGGGAGGCGGGCAACGGTCTGGAGCTGCTGGAGCTGCTGGCCCACACCAGCGCCGACGTGGTGCTGATGGACATGAACATGCCCGAAATGAACGGCTTTGAAACCACCCGCCGCTTGCAGCAAAGCTACCCAAACGTGCGCGTGGTGGTACTGTCCATGCTCGACCACGAGCAGTACGTGCGGCAAATGCGGGAAGCCGGGGCCGCCGGCTACGTGCTCAAAAGCGCGGGCCGCGACGAAATTGTCTACGCCATTCGCACGGTGGCCGCTGGGCGCCAGCACCTCTGTCCGGAAATTGGATTGACCCTGCTCGACAAGCTCCGCGCGCTGCACAATACGAGCGACCATAACCCCGAAGGGAAGCCGCCCGGCCTGCTGTCGAGGCGCGAAACGGAGGTGCTCAAGCTGATTGCGGAAGGCCTCACCACCAACGAAATAGCCGACCGGCTGTTCACCAGCAAGCGTACCATCGAAACCCACCGCCAGAACATCATCGAGAAAACCCAGGTCAAAAACACCGCCGCGCTGGTGAAATACGCCGTCACTCAGGGCCTGATTTCGTGA
- a CDS encoding sensor protein KdpD, whose amino-acid sequence MTSAEEDVRDQSAERFLRLVQERRRGRLKVYLGLAAGVGKTYRMLQEARDLRQHGVDVVLGYVETHGRSETVAQLRDLPTVPRKTLYYKGRALEEMDPQAILQRRPAVVVVDELAHTNVPGSKNEKRWQDVEELVRAGISVITAVNVQHLESLHDQVLKITGQDVTERVPDQVLRQADEVVNVDLTVGELRARLEEGKIYDPQKVPAALNNFFRAENLLQLRQLAVREVANLLGRQIETDAGGAQPIAPERRNQDRLVACINANAPAAREIIRKTSRLADRLSVAAWYVLYVQRPREAADRIGLAQQRHLLNNLQLATELGGQILRVKAQGAIVDEIMRVAQEKKANLLVCGVTGEKSLWEKVTRRGVTQDLVRAAARSGLDIDVFLVSY is encoded by the coding sequence ATGACCTCAGCCGAAGAAGACGTGCGCGACCAGTCGGCTGAGCGGTTTTTGCGGCTGGTGCAGGAGCGGCGCCGTGGCCGGCTCAAGGTGTATCTGGGCTTGGCTGCCGGCGTGGGCAAGACCTACCGTATGCTGCAAGAAGCCCGCGACCTGCGCCAGCACGGCGTAGACGTGGTGCTGGGCTACGTGGAAACCCACGGCCGCTCCGAAACCGTGGCCCAGCTGCGCGACTTGCCCACGGTGCCCCGCAAAACGCTGTACTACAAGGGCCGCGCCCTTGAAGAAATGGACCCGCAAGCTATTTTGCAGCGCCGCCCGGCCGTGGTGGTGGTCGATGAGCTGGCCCACACCAATGTGCCGGGCTCCAAGAACGAGAAGCGCTGGCAGGATGTGGAAGAGCTGGTGCGGGCCGGTATTTCGGTGATTACGGCCGTGAACGTGCAGCATCTGGAAAGCCTGCACGACCAAGTGCTGAAGATTACGGGCCAGGACGTAACCGAGCGGGTGCCCGACCAGGTGCTGCGCCAAGCCGACGAGGTGGTGAACGTCGACCTGACCGTGGGTGAGCTGCGGGCCCGCCTTGAAGAAGGCAAAATCTACGACCCGCAGAAGGTGCCGGCCGCTCTCAACAACTTCTTCCGGGCCGAAAACCTGCTCCAGCTGCGTCAATTGGCCGTGCGCGAAGTCGCCAACCTGCTCGGCCGCCAGATTGAAACTGATGCCGGTGGTGCCCAGCCCATAGCCCCCGAGCGCCGCAACCAGGACCGCCTGGTGGCCTGCATCAATGCCAACGCCCCGGCCGCCCGCGAAATCATTCGCAAAACCTCCCGCCTCGCCGACCGCCTTTCGGTGGCGGCCTGGTACGTGCTTTACGTGCAGCGCCCCCGGGAAGCCGCCGACCGCATCGGGTTGGCCCAGCAGCGCCACTTGCTCAACAACTTGCAGCTGGCTACGGAGTTGGGCGGCCAGATCCTGCGCGTGAAAGCCCAGGGCGCCATCGTGGACGAAATCATGCGCGTAGCCCAGGAGAAAAAGGCCAACCTGCTGGTGTGCGGCGTCACGGGCGAGAAAAGCCTGTGGGAGAAAGTCACCCGCCGCGGCGTCACCCAGGACCTGGTGCGCGCCGCAGCCCGCTCCGGCCTCGACATTGACGTGTTTCTGGTGAGTTATTGA